The genomic region TACTTCCTCGGCGAAGTCTCCGACCACCCCGCCTCCTCCCGCGCCTACCTCCCGGTCACCACCAGCTTCCCGCCCGGCTACCACGGCTCCGTGTCCGCCTCCGTCTGCACCTACTCACTCAAGCCCATTCTCAACATCCAGCGCGGCGCGCGAACCCTGCGCGTCACGCGCCCATATCGGTTTGCGATGCCGGCGGGGCAGGGCGCGCTGGTCGTGACGGTAAGGGATGAAAAGGGGCGCGCGGCGAAGGTGCAGACGGTGTTTGCGCCGTAAATATAGATACTGAGCAATTATTAAAATATTAATACGCTTTTAAGGATAATCCAATGACACTTATTGCTGCATATCGTTCGTATGGAATTCCGGTCTTGATGGGCGATTTATTAATCACAGGCGGGGGAATGTCGGATGACTATAGACGGAAAATTTGCCGATTTAGTCCTCATTTTGTCGTAGCATGGACAGGTCACTTAATATTAGCCGAAATAATATTTACCGAGATCCGGCGTAAAATGGTTAATCATTCTTTGACAAAAGAGTGGTTAGAGAGTGTGCTTACTTCATATCAGGTCGAAGATTTTGGTTTGCTTAGTATTCGATTGGTAGGATGGATAATTGATCAGGGCGAGAATTGTTTTCGGTGGAATAGTGAATATCCTTCTGAATTGTTTTACGGTGAGCCTATGTTGGATGGCACTGGCGCGCCGTTTATAGATGGGTTTGTTGGACAAGGTAATATTTATGATATGGAATATCCAGAGGCTATTGACTTAGAAAAAGCTAAAGAACACTGCTTGTTCCTAGCGACCAATTTAATGTCAGAAGAAATTTTGAAGCCTGGAAGTACACAGTCATATGGATTTGGGTATGCGTATGAGATGCTGTGTTTAACTGAGAGCGGATTTCAGTATATAGATGAATTGATGTATTTCGTGTTAACTGTTAAGTTTGACTGTAATTGGAAATTTGAAAGTGCATCAATCGAGAACCCTATGTATACATATTCACAGCAAAATGAATATGCAATCATTCATAAACTAAATCGAGAAGGTGAATCCGATCTTAGTATTATTGCTTTTCCTGGTAGTTCTACTGACTTGAGCGAAGGGAATGACTTAGTAAAGAAATATGCAAATGCATTTGTCAACAAAAATATTGCAATTCCAAATGTCTATTGTATATTTTTAAATTATATTGGCGTGAATTATAGAGGGCCGCTGTTCTCGATGTTGGTGAATAGTGATGACATGGAAGCAAGTCCTATAAAGATAGTACGGGGCTCACAAGGGAAAATGCAAGTTATACTTCATCAAGGAACACTAGAAGAATTCTATAGGGATATTAGATCGGATCAGGAATTGTAATTTTCTTGTGAAATAGCTCGAAATGGGCCTGTCCGATTTGATAGGCCCGTTTTATGGTGCAAAGAGTTAACTAATGAAAATGATCTATGCCTTAGCCATTGGCCCTTTTTGCTTAAGTCCGTCTCCACGGCCGCGACAACCTCCAGCGAGAGCGGGGCGTGGCCGGTGGGAAATCAGTTGATGGCCTGACCATCGCAGCGGATTAAAACTTGGTGTTCTTCCATTTCAATTGCAGAATAGCCTACCAAGTTGACGGATTGATGCGGTAATATAGGGCAATGTCATTCCCTTATTAACTTCTGGCGGGAGGCGTGGATCGGAAGGATATGAAACTGGAAGAGGGCGTGGATGGCCGCGCAGCAGTCAGGCCATACTGACGTTGTCGTGCTGCCCAGCAAGTCTCCAAAGCCTTAGCAGAACGAATTCATAATTTACTGGCGGCACTCGGGAGGGATGATCAATACGGTGGCCATGGAAGAAACCCAAACTCAAACTTGAACCCATGATTGTGGAGGCGCCTGTAGGATAATTCGAGAAAAGCCGCGATCAGGCATGGAAAATTATGTCAGTTTCGCGGAGACGGACATTCGCGTCTTTGTGAAAGATGCTAGGGGGGCCTGATCCTGTATTTTTAGCGTGTCTGCCTTTATTTTCGAAAACCTGACGCTGCTGGAGAAGAATGCTCGCGAATATGTTGACATACTCACCGATCAGTACGAGTTGTATTCGCTTCAGGCCGGGGTAGGCGACATCGATTTCTTTTTTTGTTCAGCTACGATGAGGAAGGATGGAGAGAGTCTGTGTACTTGGAGTTCAAGGAAGGTGAAGTAGTTATTTGGGGCAGGGGACTGAGAAAAACGCGTAGCGCACCATAAAAAATCCCGACGATATCAAAGACCGTCGGGATTTTCATTTAGGGAAGATAAGCTTGCTTACGCTTACGCCCTGGCCTTCGGCCCCTTTTTGCTGAGCTCCGTCTCCACGGCCGCCACCACGTCTGGGGACAGCGGGTCGTGGCCGGCAGGGAAGCGGCCGACGACTTGGCCGTCGCGGCCGATGAGGAATTTGGCGAAGTTCCATTCGATGTCGCCGCCGAACTTCGGGTTGGTGTCTTTGCTCGTGAGGTACTTGTACAGCGGGGCCTGGTCGTCGCCCTTGACCGAGATCTTGCTGAACAGGTCAAAGGTGGTCTTGTACTTGGCGGTGCAGAACTCTTTGATGTCCGAGTTCGAACCGGGCTCCTGGTGCGCGAAGTCGTTCGCGGGGAAGGCGAGGATTCGCAGGCCCTGGCTCTTGTACTTCTCGAACAGAGTCTCCAGGCCCGCATACTGGGGCGTGTTGCCGCAGAGCGATGCGGTGTTGACGATCAGGACGACGTCGCCGCGATAGTTGCTCAGCGGCACGTCCTGCGCGCTGATATCTTTGACCGTATACTGGAGCGGACCGCTGTACTTAGGCTTGGCGGAGGCGGGGATCGTCGCCATCATGGCGGACGCGGCCAGCGCCAGGGTGATCGCGAATGTCGGTTTCATCAACTGTCTCCTCGTTCTCTTATTCGGTCGGATGAATGGCGGTGTCTTGGACTTATTCGCAGTGCGGAGCGCTGGCGAGGGCGGCGGACTCGCGTTCGGAGCCTCCGCCGAAGCCGACGAACTGCTTCTTCCAAAGGTTCTGATACATTCCTGGAACCTCCGTCAGCGAATGATGGTTCCCGTCCTGAACGATTTTTCCGTGCTCGAACACCAAAATGCGATCGGCGGAGACGACCGTCGAAAGACGGTGGGCGATGATGAAGCAGGTCTTATCGGCGAAAACCGTATCCAATGCTTCCAAAATCAGCGCTTCGCTCTCGGAATCAAGCGCGGAGGTCGGCTCGTCGAGGATCAAAATGGCGGCGTCGCGGATCAAGAGGCGCGCGATATTCAGGCGCTGTTTCTGGCCGCCGGAGAGCATCACGCCGCGCTCGCCGATCTGCGTCTCGTAGCCGTTGGGGAGGCGCATGATGAAGTCGTGGGCGTTCGCCTTGCGCGCGGCGTTTTCCATTTCGTCCTGCGTGGCGCTGGGTTTGGCGAAGCGCAGGTTGTCGGTGATCGTGCCGGAGAAGAGGAAGCTCTCCTGCGACATATAGCCGATCTGACGACGGTAACTCTCGATCTCCAGGCTGTCGATCGCCATCCCGTCCACGAAGATATGGCCCGCCGACGGCTGATAGAACTGGCAGATCAAGTTGACCAGCGTGGTCTTGCCCGCGCCCGAGGGTCCGACCAGGGCGACCTTTTGACCGGCCGGAACGAAGAACGAGAGCTTGGGCAGGATCGGATGGCCCGCGTTGTACTCAAAGGACAGGTCGCGCACGTCCACGGCGCCGGTGATGCGCGGGCAGGATTCTTTCTTGCCGGCGAACTCCTTGGAGATCGGCGTGGCGAGCAGGCTGAAGATGCGGTCGATCGCGACATCGGCGCTCGTGAAGATATTCGCCGACTGGGTCAGCTGAATGATCGGCCCGAACAGCATTCCCGCGTAGAGATAGAAGGTGACGAGTTCGCCGACGGTCAGCGTCTTGCTCACGACGGCGAGGCCGCCGACGCACAGGATCGCCGCCGTGGTGGCGCTGGTGATAAACTGGCTCTGCACGCCCAGCATCGACCATGCCCGCATCGCCTCCACATTGTGCTCGTAGAGCGTGCGCAGGTCCTGGGTGAAGGTATCGCTCTCCGTCTCGATCTGCCCCAGCACGCGGATCAGGCGCATGCCGGTGATGCGCTCTTGAAGGCGGGAGAAGACGGTGGCGACGGCGTCGCGCTGCGCTTCCGACACGATCCTGGCGTGCGTGCGCATCCGGGCGTACATGAAGGCGATCAGCGGCACGGACATCAGCGCGAACATCGTCAGCTTGGCGTGCGTGGCGAACAGGACGATGAGCACCGCGACGATCGTCAGCGCCGGGGCGACGACCTGGAATGCGCCTTCGTAGACGAGGTGCCAGAGCGCGTCGGCGTCCGTCGTGATCCGCGCCATGATCATGCCCGTGTAGTTATTGTCGAAGTAGCTGATCGGCAGGCGGTTGAGATGCACGAACAGATCCCGGCGCAGGTCCAGGTGGACGCGCTCGCCGACGATGCTCAGCCACATGCGCGTGTAGTAGCCCGTCACGGCGCGGACGACGAGAGCGGCGCAGAGCACGCCCAGCACCGTCCAGAGCGCATGCGCGATCGACAGGGAGCCAAAGAGGGGGATCGAGACCTGGCCGCTTGTCAGGGCGTGGCTTGCGAGGACGCGGTCGACCACGAAGCCGACCGAACGCGGCAGAAGGACATCGACCCCCATTCCAAGGATCAGCGCAATCAGGGAAGCGATCAGGAGAGAACGGTGACGCAGGGCGTAGGAGAGCCAGCGGCGGAAGTTTTGTGTTTTCATCGAACGCGCCTCAGGTGAGCATTAGGGTCCTGGATCCATCACTATCCAAAGACGGAATTGTGGGGCCGCAGTGCCCAGCAGCGCATATTATACGCCCTGACGTTCGGAAATACGATAGATTCGGGAATTATTCATCTCGGCGACGACTTTGCGCAGCCATGTGTAGCGGCCGGAAATAAAGACGATGCTGGTGTTGCCGGGAAGCTCCACTTGCTTGACGATGTCATCGCTCAGCTCGTTATAATCGATTTCGGCCTGAAGGCGGCGCCAGGCGCTGCGCGTGTCGATCGCGAGCACATACAGAGGTTCGCCCTGCGTGTGTCGGACTTCCTTGCAGAGAAGGTACGCCGCTTCGATTTCGGGGCAGCGCGAGAGCTGCTGGCGCAGGACCGCGAGGCGCTCGGCGGCGAGGCCGTGGTGCAGGAAGCTGTCGCGGCGGTCCAGGTTGCTTCGCTCCATCTGAGCGAGCTCTTCCTGGCGGTAGGTCATCTGCGCGCGGCGCTCGTATTCGCTGGCGCGGGCGTGCTGGCCGCGCCCACGATAAAAGGCGGCGATGCGCTCGCAGATATCCGGCCGCTCCTCGGGGTTCAGGCGCAGGGCGCGGTCCAGCGTCGCGGACCCCGCCTCGTCCCCAACCTCCAGCTGCAAGTGTCCCATCAGCAGCAGCGCTCGAACATCACCGGGGAACTGAGCCAAAAGCTGCTGAAGCAGCGCGATCGCGGCGGCAGGGCCGTGGAAACGCGCCGATAGCTGAGCGCGCTCCATCTGCTCCTCGGCCGTCAGCGGGTCGGTTTGCTCCTGCTGCGCGTACATGGAAAGACGCATGCATAGCTGGCGAGCCTTGTTGTGCTGCTCGCGCCAGGGGCGGTCCACTTCACGGCGCCATTCGGTGTCGAGGACCTTGGCGAACCGATCTTCCACGCCGGCGAGGTAACGCTCGGCGGCGCTCTCCATCACTGGCTGCGGGGCGGGCAGCGGCGGCCGGGCGCCGTCGAGCGGTCCGGCCGCGACGCCCCGGAAGCCCAGCGCCGCCAAACGGTCGCGCAGGGCGGGGTGGGTGTCGGTGGTGTCGGTCTTCGCTTCCCAGGCCTGGCGCATCCATCCGGCGGAGCCCTGGGCGAGCGCGGCGCGCTGCTCGGCGTCGCGGAACATCATGCTGTACGGCGAGACGGTCGGCTGAACTTCGTGATCGGCGCGCCGGTAAATGGCGGGCCAGAACGCTTCCCCGAGGAACCGGCCTGAAATCGAGGTCCGCACGAGCGCTTCCGCCATCACTTGCTTGCCGGCGATATCCGCGCCGCAGCGGTCCGCCTCGTACTCGTTGGCGCGGGCCAGGACGAATGTATAGGCGTAGAAGTAGGGCGCGTACCAGAGGAAAAACGGGAGGAAGAGCAAGTTGCCGTCGAGGTTCTCCAGGAGCTGGAACCACATCTTGCGCAAACGGTAGATCCATCCGGCGAAGCGGCTATGGTTTCCGGAGATATGCGCAAGCTCGTGGGCGATGACGGCGCGAAACTGATCCGGCGGCAGCGCCTGGAGCAGCGGCAGGCCCAGGATCAGATAATTTTCGTTTTTGCCGACCAGTCCAAAGCGCGGCGCCTGGACAACGGAGGCGTTGAACTCATCGGTGAGCAACACGCGGTCAAAGCGAGGCGCCTTCAGCTCCGCGGAAACTTCCTCCAGCATGGCGTACAGGCGCGGCGCGATCTCGCGGCGAAGTTCGGGGCCTTCGGGAGCGGCCGCCTCCACACGGAACGTGTGAACGATTGCGGCGATTACCACCAAAGTTCCAAGCAGAACGGGGAGAATCAGTTTGGCGAAGTCCACCGGGCTGTAGCTGGGATGGCGCAGGTGCAGCACCGTCCAGTACACAAAATAGAGGAGCGCGCCGACCGCGACCATCAAGGCGGCCAGAATCACAAAGATGTAGGCATAGCCGAGGGCGGCGAGGCAGGCCACTCCAAAGGAGTACCCACGCGGACTTTCCCGTGCATAGCCTTCCAAACGGCGGATCAGAGAATCGAATTTTCGCTGCGAATCGATCATCTTCGGACGATAGGCCTCAGAACATCTCCGGCTGCTTACTCTACATTCTACCATAACATTTACGGATGAAGCTTGTATGAAGAAATACAAGTAGACAAAAATCCTTTTTGATTTTTGCTACTTTGTTCCGATTGCGCTCTGCAACTTTTCCTATGAATGTGGGTCCCACTCTCCGTAAGCCAATAATTTTCGGGCGAGAACGATGGTGGAATTCACGGATCTCGGGGCTTCTGGGGATATTCCCAGTGTGGCTAAGAGACGAGCAAGCGGCAATCTGTGATACACTATTGTGTCGCGCCGCCGCTCATGTCTGATGCGCGGCCGTTGTTTTGCGAGACGTTCAGGAAGCGTCATCGCGAGTTGAAGAGAATGGAGCGGATGGAATGCAGCTGAAACCGTTGGGGAAAGTGATCGTTCTGATCATCTTATTGGGAGTGCTTGCCGGCGCCTGGAGAATGTGGGGCAACAAGCTCGCGCCGGGCGCGGTGACGAAGGAGTCTGTCGCTCCCGTGAAAGTCACGCTGGGAGACGCGCCGCAGTCGGCGGCGTCGTCCAACATCAACTATGTCGCGCCCGGTTTGGGAGCCGGAGCCGCGGATAAGCCCGAAGTTCGCTTTCTTGGCTACGCCTGGAACGCGCAGATGGGCATCCTGCTGGCGAACGGCGGCGCGCAGGCCACGCAGGGCAGCCTGATGGCGAAGCATGGCGTCAACCTGAAGTGGTCCCGCCAGGACGATAACGGCAAGCTCCAGGAAGCGCTCGTCGCGTTCGCGACGGAGCTGAGCCAGGGCAACCCGCAGCCGACTAAGGGCGCGCACTTTATTACCATAATGGGCGATGGCGGCGCCGCCTTTTTGCAGGGATTGAACTCGACGCTGAAGCGCCTGGGCCCGGATTACACCGCGAAGATCGTGGATGCGGCGGGGTACTCGCGCGGCGAGGATAAGCTGATGGGCCCGGCGGAGTGGAAAGCCAACCCTTCGGCCGCTCGGGGCGGGTTCGTGGCGGGCGTTGTCCGCGACGGCGACTGGAATATCGCGCAGAAGTGGCTGGGCGATAACGGTCTGCGCACCAATCCCGACGAAAAGACCTATGACCCGGACGCGCTGAACTGGGTCAATGCTTCGGACTATATCGACGCCGCGCAGAAGTATGTCGCGGGATATTCGGAAACGCGCCCCGTGGTGCGGAACGGCAAGCGGACCGGCGAAACCAAGACGATCACCGTCAACGGCGTCGTCACCTGGACGCCCGGCGACGTGACCGTCGCCGAGAAGAAGGGCGGACTGGTCTCGATCGTCTCGACGAAGGAGTACAGCTCGCAGATGCCGTGCGTCGTGATCGGGATCGACAAGTGGATGCGCGCCAACCGCGCCACCGTCGACGGCATGATCGCGGCGATCGCCGAGGGCGGCGACGTCATCAAGGCAAACCCGGCGGCTTTGCAGCGCGCGTCGGAAATCAGCGCCGATCTGTATCATGAGCCCGGCGCCGGTCCCGACTTCTGGTCAAAGTACTATAAGGGCGTGACCGAAACGGACAAGACGGGCGCTCCTGTCGATCTGGGCGGCTCTTCCGTGAATAACCTCGCGGACAGCCTTCTCGCCTTCGGTTTGGTGCCGGGGTCGTCCAACCTGGTCGCGGCCACCTACACGGACTTCGGCGATCTGGTGAAGCAGCAGTATCCGGAGCTGGTTCCGACTTACCCCGCCGCCGCTTCGGTGATCGATACGTCGTATCTGAGCGATGTCGCCAAGCAGACGGCTCCGACCGCCGCCGTGATTGCGGAGACGAAACCCGTCTACAATAAGCAGAAGGCGGTGACGGCGGTTGTCGGACGGCGCAACTGGAACATCCAGTTCAACGCCGGAAAGGCGACATTCACGCCGCAGGCCAAGCAGGAGCTTCAGAAGCTGCTCCGCAGCCTGCTGATTGCGAGCGGCACGGTCGTGGAGGTTCACGGCCACACGGACAACCAGGGCAACCCGGCCACCAGCAAGCCGCTGTCGGAGGCGCGCGCCTTCGCCGTGAAGCAATGGCTGGAGGCGCAGTCGCCGGTCAACTTCCCGGAAGGACGCGTTCGTGTATTCGCTCACGGCGATACGAACCCGATCGCGCCCAATACGACCCCGGAAGGCCGGGCCAAAAACCGGCGTGTCGAGATCGTCATTGGAACGAACCAATAAAGGAGTTCGGGGAGACGGCGCCGGGGAAACCCGGCGCCGTTGTTCTTATACTCGGATTGGATCGCTGATAGGAAATTTCGAATGAACGAATCTGATGCTAGTCAAACCCCGGCCGCGCCGGAACCCATTCTCGCCGGCGCTCCGGGAAATGGGAAGATCCCGCAGGGCGATCTTGGCCCCCGGCAGCGCTCGCGGCGCTGGGACGCCTTCGCAGCCTTTATGCCCAATCGCCTCGTTTCCGCCGCGACGATGCGGCTGATCGTCTTTGTCGAGCTCGCCGCCGCCTTGCTGGTCTGGGTGATGTCCCCGTTTAAGGTGCTGCCAAGGCCCGACGAGACCCTGCGCGCGCTGCAAACGCTCTGGATGGGGCAGGGGCTGGGACAGGAGCTAGGAACAAGCTTTAAGCTCAACGTGGAAGCGCTGCTCTGGTCCAGCGTGATCTCGCTTCTGCTGGCGTACAGCACGGTGCTGCCGGTCTTCCGGCCGATCGTCACCGCGATTTCCAAGGGACGATTCCTGAGCATCGTGGGTTTCACCTTTATCTTCACGCTGATCTTCGGCGGAGGACATCCGTTAAAGCTCTCGCTGCTGGTGTTCAGCATTACCGTATTTTATGTGACCTCCATGGCCGCGGTGATCGCGGCCATTCCGAAGGGCGACTTCGACC from Capsulimonas corticalis harbors:
- a CDS encoding glutathione peroxidase encodes the protein MKPTFAITLALAASAMMATIPASAKPKYSGPLQYTVKDISAQDVPLSNYRGDVVLIVNTASLCGNTPQYAGLETLFEKYKSQGLRILAFPANDFAHQEPGSNSDIKEFCTAKYKTTFDLFSKISVKGDDQAPLYKYLTSKDTNPKFGGDIEWNFAKFLIGRDGQVVGRFPAGHDPLSPDVVAAVETELSKKGPKARA
- a CDS encoding ABC transporter ATP-binding protein, with product MKTQNFRRWLSYALRHRSLLIASLIALILGMGVDVLLPRSVGFVVDRVLASHALTSGQVSIPLFGSLSIAHALWTVLGVLCAALVVRAVTGYYTRMWLSIVGERVHLDLRRDLFVHLNRLPISYFDNNYTGMIMARITTDADALWHLVYEGAFQVVAPALTIVAVLIVLFATHAKLTMFALMSVPLIAFMYARMRTHARIVSEAQRDAVATVFSRLQERITGMRLIRVLGQIETESDTFTQDLRTLYEHNVEAMRAWSMLGVQSQFITSATTAAILCVGGLAVVSKTLTVGELVTFYLYAGMLFGPIIQLTQSANIFTSADVAIDRIFSLLATPISKEFAGKKESCPRITGAVDVRDLSFEYNAGHPILPKLSFFVPAGQKVALVGPSGAGKTTLVNLICQFYQPSAGHIFVDGMAIDSLEIESYRRQIGYMSQESFLFSGTITDNLRFAKPSATQDEMENAARKANAHDFIMRLPNGYETQIGERGVMLSGGQKQRLNIARLLIRDAAILILDEPTSALDSESEALILEALDTVFADKTCFIIAHRLSTVVSADRILVFEHGKIVQDGNHHSLTEVPGMYQNLWKKQFVGFGGGSERESAALASAPHCE
- a CDS encoding M48 family metalloprotease; amino-acid sequence: MIDSQRKFDSLIRRLEGYARESPRGYSFGVACLAALGYAYIFVILAALMVAVGALLYFVYWTVLHLRHPSYSPVDFAKLILPVLLGTLVVIAAIVHTFRVEAAAPEGPELRREIAPRLYAMLEEVSAELKAPRFDRVLLTDEFNASVVQAPRFGLVGKNENYLILGLPLLQALPPDQFRAVIAHELAHISGNHSRFAGWIYRLRKMWFQLLENLDGNLLFLPFFLWYAPYFYAYTFVLARANEYEADRCGADIAGKQVMAEALVRTSISGRFLGEAFWPAIYRRADHEVQPTVSPYSMMFRDAEQRAALAQGSAGWMRQAWEAKTDTTDTHPALRDRLAALGFRGVAAGPLDGARPPLPAPQPVMESAAERYLAGVEDRFAKVLDTEWRREVDRPWREQHNKARQLCMRLSMYAQQEQTDPLTAEEQMERAQLSARFHGPAAAIALLQQLLAQFPGDVRALLLMGHLQLEVGDEAGSATLDRALRLNPEERPDICERIAAFYRGRGQHARASEYERRAQMTYRQEELAQMERSNLDRRDSFLHHGLAAERLAVLRQQLSRCPEIEAAYLLCKEVRHTQGEPLYVLAIDTRSAWRRLQAEIDYNELSDDIVKQVELPGNTSIVFISGRYTWLRKVVAEMNNSRIYRISERQGV
- a CDS encoding OmpA family protein — its product is MQLKPLGKVIVLIILLGVLAGAWRMWGNKLAPGAVTKESVAPVKVTLGDAPQSAASSNINYVAPGLGAGAADKPEVRFLGYAWNAQMGILLANGGAQATQGSLMAKHGVNLKWSRQDDNGKLQEALVAFATELSQGNPQPTKGAHFITIMGDGGAAFLQGLNSTLKRLGPDYTAKIVDAAGYSRGEDKLMGPAEWKANPSAARGGFVAGVVRDGDWNIAQKWLGDNGLRTNPDEKTYDPDALNWVNASDYIDAAQKYVAGYSETRPVVRNGKRTGETKTITVNGVVTWTPGDVTVAEKKGGLVSIVSTKEYSSQMPCVVIGIDKWMRANRATVDGMIAAIAEGGDVIKANPAALQRASEISADLYHEPGAGPDFWSKYYKGVTETDKTGAPVDLGGSSVNNLADSLLAFGLVPGSSNLVAATYTDFGDLVKQQYPELVPTYPAAASVIDTSYLSDVAKQTAPTAAVIAETKPVYNKQKAVTAVVGRRNWNIQFNAGKATFTPQAKQELQKLLRSLLIASGTVVEVHGHTDNQGNPATSKPLSEARAFAVKQWLEAQSPVNFPEGRVRVFAHGDTNPIAPNTTPEGRAKNRRVEIVIGTNQ
- a CDS encoding ABC transporter permease; the encoded protein is MNESDASQTPAAPEPILAGAPGNGKIPQGDLGPRQRSRRWDAFAAFMPNRLVSAATMRLIVFVELAAALLVWVMSPFKVLPRPDETLRALQTLWMGQGLGQELGTSFKLNVEALLWSSVISLLLAYSTVLPVFRPIVTAISKGRFLSIVGFTFIFTLIFGGGHPLKLSLLVFSITVFYVTSMAAVIAAIPKGDFDHARTLRMREWRVVWEVVILGTADKAFEVLRQNAAMGWMMLTMVEGIVRSEGGVGAMLLGESKHFLLPEVFAIQIVILLMGMVQDYAIGAARRLACPYADLTLERK